The following coding sequences lie in one Lolium perenne isolate Kyuss_39 chromosome 2, Kyuss_2.0, whole genome shotgun sequence genomic window:
- the LOC127322121 gene encoding uncharacterized protein isoform X2, with the protein MAFARREHAPSRPAVLFLLSILPLLVLFTFSSAAAPPAALHNNNWAVLVCTSRFWFNYRHMANTLSLYRNNYPAQVFNNENHQLNLYGDNVEVDYRGYEVTVENFLRVLTGRHESSVPRSKRLLSDEGSHILLYMTGHGGDEFLKFQDNEELQSHDLADAVKQMKEKHRFKELLIMVDTCQAATLFSQLQSPGVLAIGSSKKGENSYSHHLDSDIGVSVVDRFTFHTLAFFEKLNMYSNASLNSLFNSYDPSMLLSTAYYRMDLYERALNEVPVTNFFGSVMKTIHTDSAYTGFLAAREVENPLSMRNNILEGAMLQNEASARRSDIEKMKEAQLRSDGWTEVLLEGKNSDTVVMYGLGTMGVLLAISTWLSMKAL; encoded by the exons ATGGCGTTCGCCCGACGGGAACACGCCCCCTCGCGGCCCGCTGTCCTCTTCCTACTCTCGATTCTACCCCTGCTCGTGCTCTTCACcttctcctccgccgccgcgcccCCGGCCGCTCTGcacaacaacaactgggccgtgCTCGTATGCACCTCCCGCTTCTG GTTTAACTATCGACATATGGCAAACACTCTGTCTTTGTACAG GAACAATTACCCTGCCCAAGTCTTCAACAATGAGAACCACCAGCTTAATCTATATGGTGACAATGTTGAG GTTGATTACCGAGGTTATGAGGTTACAGTTGAAAACTTTTTGAGGGTTTTGACTGGAAGACATGAGAGCTCTGTACCAAGATCAAAGCGTCTTTTAAGCGATGAAGGAAGCCATATTCTTTTGTACATGACTGGACATGGTGGGGATGAATTCTTGAAGTTCCAAGATAATGAAGAACTTCAAAGCCACGATCTAGCAGATGCAGTAAAGCAAATGAAGGAGAAGCATAG ATTTAAAGAGTTGTTGATAATGGTAGATACCTGCCAAGCTGCTACTCTGTTTTCGCAG CTTCAATCACCGGGCGTTTTGGCGATTGGTAGCAGCAAGAAGGGGGAAAACTCTTACTCTCACCATCTCGACTCAGAC ATTGGTGTTTCTGTCGTGGATAGGTTTACCTTCCATACACTTGCCTTCTTTGAGAAGCTGAACATGTATAGCAATGCCTCATTGAACAG TCTTTTCAACTCATACGATCCTTCCATGCTACTGTCTACTGCATATTATCGAATGGATCTTTACGAGCGCGCCTTAAACGAG GTCCCTGTTACAAATTTCTTTGGGTCAGTCATGAAGACTATCCACACTGATTCAGCCTATACAGGCTTCTTAGCTGCACGTGAGGTAGAAAACCCCCTGTCTATGAGAAATAATATACTTGAAGGTGCCATGTTACAGAATGAGGCTAGCGCAAGAAGATCGGACATAGAAAAGATGAAA GAAGCACAATTGAGGTCCGATGGATGGACAGAGGTCCTGCTAGAAGGCAAAAATTCTGACACCGTTGTGATGTATGGTCTGGGAACTATGGGCGTGTTGTTGGCAATTTCTACCTGGTTATCAATGAAGGCACTCTGA
- the LOC127322121 gene encoding uncharacterized protein isoform X1 codes for MAFARREHAPSRPAVLFLLSILPLLVLFTFSSAAAPPAALHNNNWAVLVCTSRFWFNYRHMANTLSLYRTVKRLGIPDERIILMLADDMACNPRNNYPAQVFNNENHQLNLYGDNVEVDYRGYEVTVENFLRVLTGRHESSVPRSKRLLSDEGSHILLYMTGHGGDEFLKFQDNEELQSHDLADAVKQMKEKHRFKELLIMVDTCQAATLFSQLQSPGVLAIGSSKKGENSYSHHLDSDIGVSVVDRFTFHTLAFFEKLNMYSNASLNSLFNSYDPSMLLSTAYYRMDLYERALNEVPVTNFFGSVMKTIHTDSAYTGFLAAREVENPLSMRNNILEGAMLQNEASARRSDIEKMKEAQLRSDGWTEVLLEGKNSDTVVMYGLGTMGVLLAISTWLSMKAL; via the exons ATGGCGTTCGCCCGACGGGAACACGCCCCCTCGCGGCCCGCTGTCCTCTTCCTACTCTCGATTCTACCCCTGCTCGTGCTCTTCACcttctcctccgccgccgcgcccCCGGCCGCTCTGcacaacaacaactgggccgtgCTCGTATGCACCTCCCGCTTCTG GTTTAACTATCGACATATGGCAAACACTCTGTCTTTGTACAG GACTGTTAAGAGATTAGGAATACCTGATGAGCGGATTATACTTATGTTAGCGGATGATATGGCTTGTAATCCTAGGAACAATTACCCTGCCCAAGTCTTCAACAATGAGAACCACCAGCTTAATCTATATGGTGACAATGTTGAG GTTGATTACCGAGGTTATGAGGTTACAGTTGAAAACTTTTTGAGGGTTTTGACTGGAAGACATGAGAGCTCTGTACCAAGATCAAAGCGTCTTTTAAGCGATGAAGGAAGCCATATTCTTTTGTACATGACTGGACATGGTGGGGATGAATTCTTGAAGTTCCAAGATAATGAAGAACTTCAAAGCCACGATCTAGCAGATGCAGTAAAGCAAATGAAGGAGAAGCATAG ATTTAAAGAGTTGTTGATAATGGTAGATACCTGCCAAGCTGCTACTCTGTTTTCGCAG CTTCAATCACCGGGCGTTTTGGCGATTGGTAGCAGCAAGAAGGGGGAAAACTCTTACTCTCACCATCTCGACTCAGAC ATTGGTGTTTCTGTCGTGGATAGGTTTACCTTCCATACACTTGCCTTCTTTGAGAAGCTGAACATGTATAGCAATGCCTCATTGAACAG TCTTTTCAACTCATACGATCCTTCCATGCTACTGTCTACTGCATATTATCGAATGGATCTTTACGAGCGCGCCTTAAACGAG GTCCCTGTTACAAATTTCTTTGGGTCAGTCATGAAGACTATCCACACTGATTCAGCCTATACAGGCTTCTTAGCTGCACGTGAGGTAGAAAACCCCCTGTCTATGAGAAATAATATACTTGAAGGTGCCATGTTACAGAATGAGGCTAGCGCAAGAAGATCGGACATAGAAAAGATGAAA GAAGCACAATTGAGGTCCGATGGATGGACAGAGGTCCTGCTAGAAGGCAAAAATTCTGACACCGTTGTGATGTATGGTCTGGGAACTATGGGCGTGTTGTTGGCAATTTCTACCTGGTTATCAATGAAGGCACTCTGA